The following are encoded in a window of Castanea sativa cultivar Marrone di Chiusa Pesio chromosome 9, ASM4071231v1 genomic DNA:
- the LOC142608676 gene encoding phosphatidylinositol 4-phosphate 5-kinase 9-like, which yields MAKAHFLPEFHILAYKSQHLFLLDQGMIFDGGSAMQPSNFMASIVHLGSPPCCGFIVTSEAADATGVLLRMLPDYHYHVRTYENTLITKNFGLHRIIPSSGQKFCFVVMGNMFCTELRIHQRYDLKGSSLGRSADKVEIDENTILKDLDLNYQYYLEPSWREALLNEIEIDSKFLEAQHIMDYSLLLSMHYRAPQHLRSLMFYQGITADGLAMLAEEDPLENEISNYPQSLVLVPRGTDDNSVVVGPHIRGSRLRASAAGDEEVDLLLPGTARLQIQLGVNMPARAELIPGKEETQMFHEADDVFLYLGIIDILQDYNMSKKIEHAYKSLQFDSFSIFAVDPTFYSQRFLGFIQKVFPLNSIS from the exons atggcaaaagcTCATTTTCTCCCAGAATTTCATATATTAGCTTACAAATCACAGCATTTATTTTTGCTGGACCAAGGGATGATATTCGATGGAGGAAGTGCAATGCAACCCTCAAATTTCATGGCATCCATCGTTCACTTAGGTAGCCCTCCTTGTTGTGGGTTTATTGTGACCAGTGAGGCTGCAGATGCTACTGGA GTTCTTCTAAGAATGCTTCCAGATTATCATTATCATGTGAGGACGTATGAAAACACgcttattacaaaaaattttggcCTTCACAGAATCATACCTTCTAGTGGTCAAAAG TTTTGCTTTGTAGTAATGGGAAATATGTTCTGCACAGAGTTGAGGATCCATCAAAGATATGATTTGAAAGGTTCATCCCTTGGACGTTCAGCAGACAAGGTTGAAATTGATGAGAACACAATACTCAAAGATTTGGATCTAAACTATCAATATTATTTGGAACCCTCTTGGCGAGAGGCTTTATTGAA CGAGATTGAGATTGACAGTAAGTTTTTGGAAGCACAGCACATTATGGATTACAGCCTTTTGTTAAGTATGCATTATCGAGCCCCTCAACACCTGCGCTCTCTTATGTTCTACCAAGGTATAACGGCAGATGGATTGGCAATGCTTGCAGAAGAAG ACCCTCTAGAGAATGAGATCTCCAATTACCCACAAAGCCTTGTTTTGGTCCCCCGTGGAACAGATGATAATAGTGTTGTTGTTGGCCCTCACATCAGGGGTAGCCGATTACGAGCATCAGCTGCTGGTGATGAGGAAGTCGATCTTCTTTTACCTGGTACAGCAAG GCTCCAAATCCAGCTTGGTGTGAACATGCCAGCAAGGGCAGAGCTGATTCCAGGGAAAGAGGAAACCCAAATGTTTCATGAGGCAGATGATGTTTTTCTGTACCTTGGTATCATTGATATTTTGCAAGATTACAACATGAGTAAGAAGATTGAACATGCATATAAATCTCTTCAGTTTGATTCCTTTTCCATCTTTGCCGTAGACCCTACATTCTACTCGCAGCGCTTCTTGGGATTCATTCAAAAGGTGTTCCCCCTGAATtccataagttaa